One segment of Pseudanabaena sp. PCC 6802 DNA contains the following:
- a CDS encoding bifunctional acetate--CoA ligase family protein/GNAT family N-acetyltransferase has product MLTPISLTTDPVYDILRSERQPLSSIFAPKTVAVIGASDRPGSVGRTLLWNLISSPFGGTVFPVNPKHSSVMGIKAYPKIAAIPDPIDLVAIATPAATVPDIIQECVDAGVKSAIIVSAGFKEIGPVGIELEHQILERARKGRLRIVGPNCLGLMNPHTGLNVTFAPRMARPGNVGFISQSGALCTSILDWSFRENVGFSAFVSIGSMLDVGWGDLIYYLGDDPHTKSIAIYMESIGDARSFLSAAREVALTKPIIVIKAGRTEAAAKASASHTGALTGSDKVLDAAFHRCGVLRVTRVSELFNMTEVLAKQPRPRGPRLTIITNAGGPGVLATDMLISTGGELAEISEDTIANLNRVLPTYWSHSNPIDILGDAEPERFTKTLETIVKDEGSDGTLVILTPQSMTDPTQTAEHLKSYVRDRSTDFQGKPILASWMGGAEVMAGEAILNSAGIPTYAYPDSATRVFNYMWQYSYNLRGIYETPILIDDRDGLPDRQLAQQLIDRAHREGRTLLTELESKQILEAYGIPTVKTYIAVSEAEAIDRANAIGYPVALKLYSHTITHKTDVGGVRLNLMDADAVSWAYRAIKSAVSQKVGLEHFAGVTVQPTIDLDGGYELIIGSSLDPQFGPVLLFGTGGQLVEIFKDRAIALPPLNTTLARRMLEQTLIYSALKGVRGRPPVDLAALEQLLVRFSQLVVEQPWIKEIDINPLLASTVKKENRESLLALDARVVIHEPHLNLEDLPRSAIRPYPTQYVMAWKLHNGTKVTIRPIQPEDEPLAVRFHKTLSEQSVYLRYFHLMKLSQRIAHERLMRLCFIDYDREMALVADYKNPETEMHEILAVGRLSKLHGVNEAEFSLMVSDAFQRQGLGTEVLRQLIQVGRDERLERITADILPENEAMQRVAEKVGFRLQRDSGLVKAEIVLN; this is encoded by the coding sequence ATGCTGACTCCTATCTCACTCACGACCGATCCGGTTTACGATATTCTGCGTTCCGAGCGCCAACCACTCAGCTCGATCTTTGCGCCCAAAACCGTGGCTGTAATCGGTGCTAGCGATCGCCCTGGCAGCGTCGGTCGCACCCTTTTATGGAATCTCATTAGCAGTCCCTTTGGCGGCACTGTTTTCCCAGTTAACCCCAAACACAGTAGCGTGATGGGGATCAAAGCCTATCCCAAGATTGCTGCCATACCCGATCCTATCGATCTAGTAGCGATCGCTACGCCCGCTGCCACAGTACCCGACATTATTCAAGAGTGCGTCGATGCTGGGGTTAAGAGCGCGATTATCGTATCGGCTGGCTTTAAAGAGATCGGGCCAGTGGGCATCGAACTAGAGCATCAAATCCTGGAGCGAGCCCGCAAGGGCAGGCTGCGAATTGTTGGGCCCAATTGTTTGGGACTCATGAATCCCCATACTGGTTTAAACGTCACTTTTGCCCCGCGCATGGCGCGACCGGGGAATGTGGGATTTATCAGTCAAAGTGGCGCGCTCTGTACGTCCATTCTTGATTGGAGTTTCCGCGAAAATGTGGGATTTAGTGCTTTTGTTTCAATTGGCTCCATGCTTGATGTGGGGTGGGGCGATCTGATCTATTATCTCGGCGACGATCCGCACACTAAAAGTATTGCGATCTACATGGAATCGATTGGGGATGCCAGATCGTTCCTTTCCGCCGCCCGAGAAGTGGCGTTGACCAAGCCAATTATCGTAATTAAAGCCGGACGTACTGAAGCGGCAGCAAAAGCATCTGCTTCTCATACAGGAGCGCTCACTGGTAGCGACAAAGTACTGGATGCTGCCTTTCACCGTTGCGGAGTACTTAGAGTCACCCGCGTCTCCGAACTGTTCAATATGACGGAAGTATTGGCAAAACAACCGCGTCCTAGAGGCCCCCGCCTCACAATTATTACCAATGCTGGCGGGCCGGGAGTTTTGGCAACCGATATGCTGATCTCTACCGGCGGTGAATTGGCAGAAATCTCGGAAGATACGATCGCCAATCTCAATCGAGTACTACCCACCTATTGGAGCCATAGCAATCCCATCGATATTCTAGGAGATGCAGAGCCGGAGCGCTTTACCAAAACTTTGGAAACGATCGTCAAAGATGAGGGCAGCGATGGCACGCTTGTTATTCTCACGCCCCAGTCCATGACCGATCCCACCCAGACGGCGGAGCATTTAAAATCCTACGTCCGCGATCGCTCTACAGACTTCCAGGGCAAGCCGATTTTAGCAAGCTGGATGGGTGGGGCTGAGGTGATGGCAGGTGAAGCTATTCTCAATAGCGCTGGCATTCCCACATATGCCTACCCTGATTCGGCAACGCGGGTGTTTAATTATATGTGGCAATACAGCTATAACCTGCGTGGTATCTACGAAACGCCGATCCTGATAGACGATCGCGATGGATTGCCAGATCGTCAGTTAGCGCAGCAATTAATTGATCGGGCGCATCGGGAAGGACGCACTTTACTGACGGAACTTGAATCCAAGCAAATTCTGGAAGCCTACGGTATTCCCACCGTGAAAACTTACATCGCAGTTAGCGAAGCTGAGGCAATCGATCGTGCCAATGCGATCGGCTATCCAGTGGCGCTCAAACTTTACTCCCACACCATTACCCATAAAACCGATGTGGGAGGCGTGCGGTTAAATCTCATGGATGCCGATGCTGTCAGTTGGGCTTACCGAGCTATTAAATCTGCGGTCAGTCAGAAGGTTGGCCTGGAGCACTTTGCTGGAGTTACCGTACAACCCACAATCGACCTCGATGGCGGCTATGAATTGATTATTGGCAGCAGTCTCGATCCTCAGTTTGGCCCAGTTCTTTTATTTGGAACGGGCGGTCAATTAGTAGAGATTTTCAAAGACCGCGCGATCGCTCTGCCTCCTCTCAATACAACCCTGGCAAGACGGATGCTGGAACAAACTCTCATCTACAGCGCGCTTAAAGGCGTGCGAGGTCGCCCGCCCGTCGATCTCGCAGCCCTAGAGCAACTATTGGTACGCTTCAGCCAGCTTGTTGTAGAGCAGCCCTGGATTAAGGAAATAGATATCAATCCTTTGCTGGCATCAACGGTAAAGAAAGAGAATCGCGAGTCGCTGCTCGCCTTAGATGCCCGCGTCGTCATCCACGAGCCACATCTAAACTTAGAGGACTTGCCCAGATCGGCGATTCGACCTTATCCCACCCAATACGTTATGGCATGGAAATTGCATAACGGTACGAAAGTGACTATTCGACCGATTCAGCCAGAAGACGAACCGCTTGCCGTGCGGTTCCATAAAACCCTATCCGAGCAAAGCGTCTATCTTCGCTATTTCCACTTGATGAAGCTGAGCCAGCGGATTGCCCACGAACGGCTGATGCGCCTCTGCTTTATCGACTACGATCGCGAGATGGCCCTGGTAGCGGATTACAAGAACCCAGAAACGGAGATGCATGAAATTCTGGCGGTAGGCCGTTTGAGCAAACTACATGGCGTGAATGAAGCGGAATTCTCACTGATGGTCAGCGATGCCTTTCAAAGGCAAGGATTAGGTACCGAGGTGCTGCGCCAATTGATCCAGGTCGGGCGAGACGAACGCCTGGAGCGCATCACTGCGGATATTTTGCCTGAGAACGAGGCGATGCAGCGAGTGGCCGAAAAAGTCGGGTTCCGCTTGCAACGGGATTCCGGTCTCGTTAAAGCCGAGATCGTCCTTAATTAG
- a CDS encoding Uma2 family endonuclease gives MRVTLDIPQADLERLVSPAIAESRILLHEISWQAYEQLVEIFRDRPHLRLTYLEGNLEIMTTSLEHEALKKILARLLEIYALEVDIPLYSYGSATFKQAAQMRGLEPDESYCIGNRKEFPDLAIEIVVTSGNIDLLEIYKGLQVLEVWFWQDGQLALYRLREDRTGYDTITRSELFPNLDINLLPTYIRPEEEPEAVKAWRDVIRNSQV, from the coding sequence ATGAGAGTCACTTTAGATATTCCTCAGGCAGATCTAGAGAGGTTGGTTAGTCCAGCGATCGCGGAATCGCGTATTCTGCTGCACGAAATTAGTTGGCAAGCCTACGAGCAGTTGGTCGAAATATTTCGCGATCGCCCTCATCTCCGACTTACCTACCTGGAGGGAAACCTGGAGATTATGACTACTTCTTTAGAGCATGAAGCCCTCAAGAAGATCCTGGCGCGGCTTCTGGAAATTTACGCCCTGGAGGTAGATATTCCTCTATACAGTTATGGCTCGGCTACATTTAAGCAGGCGGCTCAGATGCGAGGTCTAGAGCCGGATGAAAGCTATTGCATTGGCAATCGTAAAGAATTCCCCGATCTAGCGATCGAGATTGTGGTTACGAGCGGCAATATCGATCTGCTAGAAATTTATAAGGGTTTGCAGGTGCTTGAAGTCTGGTTTTGGCAAGACGGACAACTAGCTCTGTACCGTCTACGCGAAGATCGAACTGGTTACGACACCATCACCCGCAGCGAGTTATTCCCCAATCTGGATATCAACCTTTTGCCAACCTACATCAGACCAGAAGAAGAACCAGAAGCAGTCAAGGCTTGGCGCGATGTCATCCGCAACTCTCAGGTTTAG
- a CDS encoding SIMPL domain-containing protein: protein MKTHDKSGQSSSQPSQSQTYRLMENTDRRIQVLQGLKQFENNRQRQVGFTGQASVSFVTSLDEAGTTLDAAVNSGANRVDQISFIAPEDAIRATRNASLQDAVKDAQADAVLGALNLKEQSVRTIQVNNASPIQPVFTNRAALQAADAAPSKPVIGGEQRVQTSVTVEFSYSHRQIC from the coding sequence ATCAAAACTCATGATAAAAGCGGTCAAAGTTCGTCTCAACCCAGCCAATCGCAAACTTATCGACTCATGGAAAATACCGATCGACGCATCCAAGTTTTGCAAGGACTAAAACAATTCGAAAATAATCGCCAGCGCCAGGTAGGTTTTACGGGACAAGCCAGCGTTAGTTTCGTCACCTCCCTCGACGAAGCGGGCACCACCCTGGATGCAGCCGTTAACTCTGGTGCCAATCGCGTCGATCAAATTAGCTTTATTGCACCCGAAGATGCAATTCGTGCAACCCGTAATGCCTCGTTGCAAGATGCGGTCAAAGACGCGCAAGCTGATGCCGTGCTCGGCGCGCTCAATCTCAAAGAGCAGTCCGTCCGCACCATCCAGGTAAATAATGCTTCGCCAATTCAACCAGTATTTACTAATCGCGCTGCGCTGCAAGCCGCCGATGCTGCTCCATCAAAGCCTGTAATTGGTGGCGAACAAAGAGTTCAAACCTCTGTTACTGTAGAGTTTAGTTATAGCCATAGACAGATCTGTTAG
- a CDS encoding response regulator has product MSQKPPIRILIADDHPVVRSGIATMLEIDPEANLHVVGQARNGREMVELFAQLQPDIGLVDLRMPEMSGAEAIAQIRSQFPEARLIILTTYDGDEDIYRGLQAGAKAYLLKDTPLEELLQCIRTVHAGRSFIPPDIGMRLAERMSSPVLSKREREVLELIPVGMSNMEIGATLQITEGTVKSHINNILGKLNVSDRTQAVIVALKRGLISLP; this is encoded by the coding sequence ATGAGCCAGAAACCTCCCATCCGCATCTTAATTGCCGACGATCATCCGGTGGTACGCTCAGGTATTGCCACAATGCTCGAAATTGACCCAGAGGCAAACCTTCACGTTGTCGGTCAAGCCAGGAATGGCCGCGAAATGGTGGAATTATTTGCGCAACTCCAACCTGATATCGGATTAGTCGATTTGCGGATGCCAGAAATGAGCGGAGCAGAAGCGATCGCGCAGATTCGCTCGCAGTTCCCCGAAGCTCGCCTGATTATCCTCACAACCTATGATGGCGACGAGGATATTTACCGAGGCTTGCAGGCAGGGGCAAAAGCCTATCTCCTCAAAGATACTCCCCTTGAGGAGCTATTACAGTGCATTCGGACAGTCCATGCTGGGCGATCGTTCATCCCACCCGATATCGGCATGAGATTAGCAGAACGGATGAGTAGCCCTGTATTGAGTAAGCGAGAACGCGAAGTTCTGGAATTGATCCCAGTAGGGATGAGCAATATGGAGATTGGCGCAACGCTGCAAATTACAGAAGGAACGGTCAAATCTCACATTAACAATATTCTCGGTAAGCTGAATGTTAGCGATCGCACTCAAGCCGTGATTGTGGCGCTGAAGCGCGGGCTGATTAGCTTACCTTAA
- a CDS encoding PAS domain-containing protein produces MLLKRLNHAILQISKTVPLQAVLILPFVGQTLLTVGLVGYFSFRNGQQTVSDLSSQLRRGITNRIEEKLRTYTEIPHTINRFNAIAFAQNSIDVDNAKGEDQFWQQTLMFPSTSLIYCGSDRIGGAIGTGRLAGESSLQLWISNATTNNISHYYSLNSQGKRDLLLRKATKRFDARLRPWYKAAVVAGQPTWSPIYASFATGLPTITASMPIYDPTNKSLRGVCATDFFLPQEMNRFLESLEIGKSGTAFIIERSGMLVSTSTERATSGSHSNPAQRFNAMSNQNRTVQATAKYLRDRFSSFDRIQSSQLLDFNMDGKQQFVQVLPFKDPRGLDWLIVTVIPEADFMERIQANTYITILLCIAALMVGAAISILTARWITRPLVSLSRSAKALARGEWEQTVEIKRSGDLGELATSFNEMADRLQTSFIELQALNEARSQNESRLKQFLEAVPVGIAVLDAAGHPYYTNQKAIQLLGKGAISSVPTEAIAEIYQIYVAGTDRHYPTEALPIVRALRGDRTTAEDLEIRHSDRIVSIEGRGTPIFDRMGNVAYAIAAFQDITQRKQAEQLLFDYNRTLEHQVAHRTAALQASEEALRHREQELRLITDALPVCICYVDANRRFRFVNQTYEVWFGCPRDRILGKHIRDLLGEVAYQISEPFIDRALAGQITTFEARIPNPLGEKYISATLIPDFGHSNRVKGYYGLIADISEQREAELRERKRAEEASTLEERNRIAREIHDTLAQVFTGVILQLETAKVVVANNSKVRAMIDATYDLAREGLAEARRSVWALRPPLLDREGLSHTLQRLVNGLTTGTNLQVQCQIQAPPYRLPDDVETNLLRIVQEATVNAIKHANASSISVELTFDAQVIRLKVKDDGDGFTPDRHNGLGFGLVGMRERVQNLGGQSIVNSQVGQGTEVVAIVPLTAPLPTTRKIKVL; encoded by the coding sequence ATGTTACTCAAACGACTTAACCATGCAATCCTCCAAATTTCGAAAACTGTGCCCTTACAAGCCGTTCTAATTCTTCCGTTTGTAGGGCAAACTCTTTTAACCGTTGGTTTAGTCGGTTATTTTTCGTTTAGAAATGGACAGCAAACTGTTAGCGATTTGTCCAGTCAACTGCGGCGCGGCATTACAAATCGGATTGAAGAAAAACTTAGAACCTATACGGAGATTCCGCATACTATCAATCGCTTTAATGCGATCGCTTTTGCCCAGAATAGCATTGATGTAGACAATGCCAAGGGAGAGGATCAATTCTGGCAACAAACCCTGATGTTTCCTTCCACTAGCTTGATTTATTGTGGTAGCGATCGCATCGGAGGGGCTATTGGCACTGGCAGACTGGCAGGAGAAAGCTCATTGCAGCTTTGGATTAGTAACGCTACTACCAATAATATTTCGCATTATTACAGCTTAAATTCCCAGGGCAAGCGCGATCTCCTCTTGCGCAAAGCTACAAAACGGTTCGATGCACGGCTGCGTCCGTGGTACAAGGCAGCAGTGGTTGCGGGTCAGCCAACCTGGAGTCCTATCTATGCCAGTTTCGCCACGGGTTTACCCACAATTACGGCCAGTATGCCAATCTACGATCCGACGAATAAATCGTTGCGAGGAGTTTGTGCGACCGATTTTTTCTTGCCGCAAGAGATGAACCGATTTCTAGAAAGCCTGGAGATTGGCAAGAGCGGCACCGCTTTTATCATCGAGCGATCGGGAATGCTAGTCTCTACTTCGACTGAGAGAGCGACTAGCGGGAGTCATTCTAATCCGGCTCAACGCTTCAACGCAATGTCCAATCAGAATAGAACCGTACAGGCAACGGCAAAATACCTGCGCGATCGCTTTAGTAGTTTCGACCGAATTCAGTCTTCTCAGCTATTAGATTTCAATATGGATGGCAAACAACAGTTTGTCCAGGTACTACCGTTTAAAGATCCACGGGGGTTAGATTGGCTGATTGTAACGGTGATTCCAGAAGCCGATTTCATGGAGCGCATCCAAGCCAACACCTACATCACTATCCTATTGTGTATTGCCGCTTTAATGGTTGGAGCTGCTATTAGTATTCTCACAGCTAGATGGATTACTCGCCCACTGGTCAGCCTCAGTCGCTCTGCCAAAGCACTCGCCAGAGGAGAATGGGAACAGACTGTCGAAATTAAGCGATCGGGCGATTTAGGAGAACTTGCCACATCCTTCAATGAGATGGCCGATCGACTTCAAACTTCCTTTATCGAACTGCAAGCTCTGAACGAAGCTCGATCGCAGAATGAGAGCCGACTCAAGCAATTCCTGGAGGCGGTACCTGTGGGAATTGCGGTGCTGGATGCAGCAGGTCATCCTTATTACACAAACCAGAAGGCGATTCAGTTATTGGGCAAAGGCGCGATCTCATCAGTCCCTACTGAAGCGATCGCGGAGATATATCAAATCTATGTGGCTGGTACCGATCGTCACTATCCCACAGAAGCATTGCCGATCGTGCGAGCGCTCAGAGGCGATCGAACCACAGCCGAAGATTTAGAAATCCGCCACAGCGACCGGATCGTCTCCATAGAAGGTCGGGGAACTCCGATCTTCGATCGAATGGGCAATGTCGCTTATGCGATCGCCGCCTTTCAAGACATTACCCAGCGCAAACAGGCAGAGCAGCTATTGTTCGACTACAATCGGACTTTAGAACATCAAGTAGCGCACCGCACAGCAGCACTACAAGCATCTGAAGAGGCTCTGCGCCATCGAGAACAGGAACTGCGACTGATCACCGATGCGCTACCTGTTTGTATCTGTTATGTCGATGCAAATCGGCGCTTTCGGTTTGTCAACCAAACCTATGAGGTCTGGTTTGGTTGTCCTCGCGATCGAATTCTGGGCAAGCATATCCGCGACCTCCTGGGTGAAGTGGCTTATCAAATTTCTGAGCCGTTTATCGATCGAGCATTGGCAGGGCAGATTACAACATTTGAAGCGAGAATTCCCAATCCATTGGGCGAAAAGTATATCAGCGCTACTTTAATCCCTGACTTCGGTCATAGTAATCGAGTGAAAGGATACTATGGTCTGATCGCAGACATTAGCGAACAGCGAGAGGCTGAACTACGCGAACGCAAACGCGCTGAAGAAGCCTCAACTTTAGAAGAGCGCAACCGCATTGCCCGCGAGATTCACGATACGCTCGCACAAGTGTTCACAGGGGTAATTCTTCAGTTGGAAACGGCAAAAGTTGTAGTAGCAAACAACTCGAAGGTTCGAGCTATGATCGACGCAACCTACGATTTAGCACGAGAAGGGTTAGCAGAAGCGCGGCGATCGGTCTGGGCACTCCGTCCACCTCTATTAGATCGAGAAGGTTTGAGCCATACTTTACAACGCCTGGTCAATGGGCTGACAACGGGTACTAACCTCCAAGTTCAGTGCCAGATTCAAGCCCCTCCTTATCGCCTCCCTGACGATGTCGAAACGAATCTGTTGCGAATTGTGCAGGAAGCGACTGTTAACGCGATCAAACATGCCAATGCCAGTTCAATTTCTGTGGAATTGACCTTTGATGCCCAAGTCATTCGATTGAAAGTAAAGGATGATGGTGATGGATTTACTCCCGATCGCCATAATGGTTTGGGTTTTGGTCTAGTGGGAATGCGGGAGCGCGTTCAGAATCTAGGCGGGCAGTCGATCGTCAATAGCCAAGTGGGGCAAGGAACAGAAGTGGTGGCGATCGTGCCATTAACAGCACCCTTGCCAACGACGCGCAAGATAAAAGTTCTATAG
- a CDS encoding DUF4278 domain-containing protein: MKLTYRGISYEVSAPIQPNSVPKEQPKFKLIYRGNTFDYTPRPMVVPEAEETDWSTVTLIYRGNTYERRLPPPKPYQKPRAINWRWQFE; this comes from the coding sequence ATGAAACTCACCTATCGCGGCATCTCTTACGAAGTTTCTGCCCCTATCCAGCCTAACTCCGTTCCTAAGGAACAACCCAAATTTAAACTCATTTATCGAGGCAACACATTCGACTACACTCCACGTCCTATGGTGGTGCCTGAAGCGGAAGAAACAGATTGGTCAACTGTAACCCTAATCTACCGAGGGAATACCTACGAGCGTAGACTTCCCCCGCCCAAACCCTATCAAAAGCCCCGTGCGATCAACTGGCGTTGGCAGTTTGAATAA
- a CDS encoding CAP domain-containing protein: protein MTHAILQTKINATAILVGATLAVIGGVLPASANELLNAHNSYRSQVGAPPLTWSNTLARQAQDWANHLSSNRKFEHSRSGQGENLWMGTSRKFSFTQMVGSWGGEKQYFVNGTFPNVSKTGDWAKVGHYTQVVWRNTKEVGCAGVDGRDGNYRLVCRYSPGGNVKGQRPY, encoded by the coding sequence ATGACTCACGCAATATTGCAGACAAAAATCAATGCTACAGCAATTCTTGTTGGTGCAACATTAGCTGTAATAGGTGGTGTTTTACCTGCTTCAGCCAATGAACTCCTGAATGCCCACAACTCGTACCGATCGCAAGTCGGTGCACCACCCCTCACTTGGTCTAATACTTTGGCAAGGCAGGCTCAAGACTGGGCAAATCACCTCAGTTCCAACAGAAAATTCGAGCATAGCAGATCTGGTCAAGGAGAAAACCTTTGGATGGGTACATCACGTAAGTTTAGCTTTACACAAATGGTTGGGAGTTGGGGTGGAGAAAAGCAGTATTTTGTCAATGGAACCTTTCCTAATGTTAGCAAGACTGGTGATTGGGCAAAAGTCGGTCACTATACTCAAGTAGTTTGGAGGAATACTAAGGAAGTAGGATGTGCTGGTGTTGACGGGCGTGATGGAAATTATAGACTCGTTTGTCGCTACTCTCCTGGAGGAAATGTTAAAGGACAACGTCCTTATTAA
- a CDS encoding META domain-containing protein: MTAEFKDGKLSGNGGINQYSTIYTVEPLDRTSGKIKIEKITLTKVGGSEEVLAQESSYFQALEQVREYSVTDRGLTLSYTSPWHYLGFIQQ; encoded by the coding sequence ATTACAGCTGAATTTAAGGATGGCAAACTTAGCGGCAATGGAGGCATCAATCAATATAGTACTATTTACACAGTTGAACCCCTAGATCGAACTTCTGGTAAAATCAAGATTGAGAAGATAACCCTGACAAAAGTAGGTGGTAGTGAGGAGGTGCTCGCACAAGAAAGCAGCTATTTTCAGGCACTAGAACAAGTTCGCGAATACAGTGTAACCGATCGAGGCTTAACCCTCTCATATACCTCCCCGTGGCATTATTTAGGATTCATTCAGCAGTAA
- a CDS encoding nucleotidyltransferase family protein encodes MKQITLPINLSQEGIKQFCQRHSIRKLSLFGSVLRDDFTRESDVDILVEFEQGKTPGLAIITMEDELSNMIDRQIDLRTPADLSRYFRKQVLAEAIVIYEQN; translated from the coding sequence ATGAAACAAATAACTCTACCTATTAATTTATCTCAAGAAGGAATTAAACAATTTTGTCAACGTCACTCGATCCGCAAGTTGTCTTTATTTGGCTCAGTATTAAGGGATGATTTTACCAGAGAAAGTGATGTTGATATTTTAGTGGAATTTGAACAGGGGAAAACTCCGGGTTTAGCTATTATTACGATGGAAGATGAGTTATCAAATATGATCGATCGCCAGATAGATTTAAGAACACCAGCAGATTTAAGCCGTTATTTTCGCAAACAAGTCTTAGCAGAAGCGATAGTTATCTATGAGCAGAATTGA
- a CDS encoding DUF86 domain-containing protein produces MSRIDDLTRLKHIRDSAQEALSFANNRTREDLDYDRMLSLALVRLVEIIGEAANNVSEPCQTKYFKIPWRQIIGMRNRIIHAYFDVDLDIVWQVITQDLGSLLIEVKKAINDLEI; encoded by the coding sequence ATGAGCAGAATTGATGATTTGACTCGGCTAAAACACATCAGAGATTCAGCACAAGAGGCGCTTTCTTTTGCAAATAATCGCACTAGAGAAGATTTGGATTATGATAGGATGCTATCTTTAGCTCTAGTAAGATTAGTTGAAATCATAGGTGAAGCTGCAAATAATGTTTCTGAACCATGCCAAACTAAGTATTTTAAAATACCTTGGCGACAAATTATTGGCATGAGAAATCGCATTATTCATGCTTATTTTGATGTAGATTTAGATATTGTCTGGCAAGTAATAACTCAAGATTTAGGTTCACTTTTGATTGAGGTTAAAAAGGCAATAAACGATTTAGAGATATGA
- a CDS encoding helix-turn-helix domain-containing protein has protein sequence MDKPDGRHLSIETQNYLRQQAIRLREQGKRVCDISEYLGIHRNTITEWWWAYQDYGEAALFQQRRGREVGEGRSLSASEETTIEAMLRGHSPEEYQIESALWSRRAVKALIEQELGVEMPIRTVGNTSNDGATAPRSRSNVPMSKTPLP, from the coding sequence ATGGATAAACCAGATGGCCGACACCTATCGATAGAGACGCAAAATTACCTTCGACAGCAAGCGATCCGGTTGCGAGAACAAGGGAAACGAGTATGTGATATTAGTGAGTACCTGGGGATTCATCGTAACACGATTACGGAGTGGTGGTGGGCGTATCAAGATTACGGAGAAGCAGCCCTGTTTCAGCAGCGACGAGGACGAGAGGTAGGGGAAGGGCGCAGTTTAAGTGCCTCAGAGGAAACAACGATTGAAGCAATGCTGCGGGGACACAGCCCGGAGGAATACCAGATCGAGAGCGCCTTGTGGAGTAGACGAGCCGTAAAAGCCTTAATCGAGCAAGAATTAGGTGTGGAGATGCCAATCCGCACAGTGGGGAATACCTCAAACGATGGGGCTACAGCCCCCAGAAGCCGATCGAACGTGCCTATGAGCAAGACCCCGCTGCCGTGA
- a CDS encoding IS630 family transposase, with amino-acid sequence MERAYEQDPAAVKHWLQEEYPAIEQRAQAEGAEIEWGDESGLSSDEYGGRGYAPKGHPPEIRPSKRERTRLNFIASISNQGTIQFMLYTCTLTAPVFIEFLQRLIDKRSSKLFWIVDRHPVHRERPVQQWLEQHSQEIELFYLPSYAPQLNPVEYFNGDVKQGVHAKPLTRNLGQLKHRLLSQLQKLQRLPAHIRSYFKHPSIIYAAL; translated from the coding sequence ATCGAACGTGCCTATGAGCAAGACCCCGCTGCCGTGAAACACTGGTTACAGGAAGAATATCCCGCGATTGAGCAACGGGCACAAGCAGAAGGTGCCGAAATCGAGTGGGGAGATGAATCGGGACTCAGTTCTGATGAGTATGGGGGGCGAGGTTATGCACCCAAGGGGCATCCCCCTGAAATTCGTCCTAGTAAACGCGAGCGGACACGGTTGAATTTCATTGCTAGCATCAGTAATCAAGGCACGATTCAATTTATGCTTTACACCTGTACCTTGACAGCCCCAGTATTTATTGAATTTCTGCAACGGTTGATTGACAAGCGTTCAAGCAAACTGTTTTGGATCGTGGATCGCCATCCCGTCCATCGAGAGCGCCCCGTGCAGCAATGGTTAGAACAGCACTCCCAGGAGATCGAGTTATTTTATTTGCCTTCCTATGCGCCGCAGTTGAATCCAGTAGAGTATTTCAATGGTGATGTGAAACAGGGAGTTCACGCCAAACCTCTGACGCGAAACCTGGGTCAATTAAAACATAGATTGCTATCTCAACTGCAGAAATTGCAGAGATTGCCTGCCCACATTAGGAGTTACTTTAAGCATCCATCTATTATTTATGCTGCTCTATAG